Proteins encoded together in one Lathyrus oleraceus cultivar Zhongwan6 chromosome 5, CAAS_Psat_ZW6_1.0, whole genome shotgun sequence window:
- the LOC127083257 gene encoding uncharacterized protein LOC127083257 — translation MEEDQKKTEAAKMISTSTTDPRKEEPSQTQTQTSFKNIKEVAGDIPMYDSSNFPLESSPTITPKKRKEGPETDTSSAESPTKVKRRRRSPPGSGSGSKKRKQGPSPTISSGSSETTSSQTEGSSETTSGATPTKKRPPCPPGKLTPGLIDLNAGQDMIDIICSISQAFPHRMFSIISVIGTISEVGLFTPSGLAHQKGEFEILSLSIRSLVGDNGRHCRAKAKCSVSWIDNKGIMYASASVNSLIAAGPAKIITAYFNKDNAKKAGARILAHAAAAAVRKGYSDSKMLIEGQTSYHSPKLKILPIRRVVDRKVFPIEATPLQMIEAISDPAKEYCAKVIEEAASGL, via the exons ATGGAGGAGGATCAGAAGAAAACAGAAGCTGCCAAGATGATTAGTACTTCCACTACTGATCCTCGGAAAGAAGAACCTTCTCAAACTCAAACTCAAACTTCTTTCAAGAATATAAAAGAAGTAGCTGGTGATATACCAATGTATGATTCTTCAAATTTTCCATTGGAATCTTCTCCCACCATAACACCAAAGAAGAGAAAAGAGGGACCTGAAACTGATACGTCTTCTGCAGAATCTCCAACCAAGGTAAAAAGACGACGCCGAAGCCCTCCTGGTTCCGGTTCCGGATCAAAGAAGAGAAAACAAGGACCTTCTCCAACAATTTCTTCAGGATCTTCTGAAACAACTTCTTCACAAACGGAAGGATCTTCTGAAACAACTTCTGGAGCAACTCCAACCAAGAAAAGACCCCCATGCCCTCCTGGAAAACTCACCCCCGGTTTGATAGATTTGAATGCTGGCCAG GATATGATAGATATTATATGCAGTATCTCTCAGGCATTTCCTCATCGAATGTTTAGCATAATATCTGTGATTGGTACTATATCAGAAGTTGGCCTTTTTACTCCGAGTGGTCTTGCGCACCAGAAG GGAGAATTCGAGATACTTTCGTTATCCATAAGAAGTCTCGTTGGTGATAATGGCCGTCACTGTCGTGCAAAGGCAAAGTGTTCCGTTTCATGGATCGATAATAAGGGAATTATGTATGCAAGTGCTTCTGTCAACTCCCTCATAGCGGCCGGCCCTGCTAAA ATTATTACAGCGTATTTCAACAAAGACAATGCTAAGAAAGCAGGTGCAAGAATTTTGGCAcatgctgctgctgctgctgtTCGAAAGGGTTATTCTGACTCTAAAATGTTAATAGAAGGACAAACAAGTTACCATTCGCcaaaacttaaaattttgccaattCGACGAGTGGTGGATCGAAAAGTATTTCCCATAGAGGCCACTCCTCTTCAA ATGATTGAGGCCATTTCTGATCCAGCTAAAGAATATTGTGCAAAGGTTATCGAAGAAGCGGCTTCTGGTTTATAG
- the LOC127082153 gene encoding uncharacterized protein LOC127082153, giving the protein MYPSPEVEQHSGKDDDSFSSEKDLAAEGLCSLGQTVSEKGKYVASKTANASHSEKHDDANVVIDLEDGSSDDQEESLLHHLKTSVAKRMKTHKGRSVAELMSARKAKKTVGIGPSKSWSKKTTVRKSPGKVHVVHLDNISFHLEDGAAKWKFVIQRRVVVEMELGKDVVDVKEVTNLIKVVGLLKTVVGFSQCYEGLVKEFIVNIPEDISDKNSKEFCKVYVRGRDNEGASELEVTNNKVCREITARKVKGWPVKKHLPAGKLTVKYAILHKIGAANWVPTNHISTIADTLGS; this is encoded by the exons atgtacccctctcctgaggttgaacaACATAGTGGTAAGGATGACGATTCCTTCAGTTCTGAGAAGGACTTGGCTGCTGAAGGGTTGTGCTCTCTAGGGCAAACCGTGTCtgaaaaaggaaaatatgtggCATCTAAAACAGCCAATGCTTCCCACTCTGAGAAGCATGATGATGCAAATGTTGTGATTGATCTAGAGGATGGTAGCTCTGATGATCAAGAGGAAAGCTTACTTCATCACCTAAAGACAAGTGTGGCTAAACGCATGAAGACTCACAAAGGAAGATCTGTGGCTGAACTTATGTCAGCTAGAAAAGCTAAGAAGACTGTTGGTATTggtccctccaaatcttggagcaag AAAACCACTGTTAGGAAGTCTCCTGGTAAAGTCCATGTTGTTCATTTGGATAACATCTCCTTCCATCTTGAGGATGGGGCTGCaaagtggaaatttgtgattcaGAGAAGGGTAGTTGTGGAAATGGAGTTGGGAAAAGATGTTGTTGATGTCAAGGAGGTCACAAACCTAATAAAAGTTGTTGGGTTGTTGAAGACTGTTGTTGGATTCTCTCAATGCTATGAAGGTTTAGTTAAGGAATTTATTGTTAACATTCCTGAGGACATTTCTGATAAGAATAGCAAGGAATTCTGCAAGGTGTATGTGAGGG GCAGAGATAATGAGGGTGCAAGTGAATTAGAAGTTACAAACAATAAGGTCTGTAGAGAGATTACAGCTAGGAAGGTGAAAGGTTGGCCTGTTAAAAAGCACCTTCCTGCTGGGAAGTTGACCGTCAAGTATGCAATCCTGCATAAAATAGGAGCTGCCAACTGGGTCCCTACCAACCATATCTCCACCATTGCTGATACCCTTGGAAG TTaa